The following proteins are encoded in a genomic region of Neurospora crassa OR74A linkage group VI, whole genome shotgun sequence:
- a CDS encoding methyltransferase-UbiE family protein has translation MTTQHTPYVIGHAPSHTKHHEWRTAANSAPHLLPHLPKALSSNPNLKLLDIGCGPGTISASLAQHLLPSGHVLATDIADDVLERAKEHAISQGLSVPENISFQKESVYELPFSDNEFDIVHAHQVLCHLDDPVAAVKEMLRVCKPGGLISFRESDMHMWCFWPELPSLLKFHELMVNVMLANGGQDKGGRKLVSWILEAGVDRKDIEAGFGTWCYSEPGDRKAWGEAMIERLRTGQMRQRGIESGLTTEESIEEMVKGWREWMERGDATLGIVNGEVIVRKSTAS, from the coding sequence ATGACCACCCAACACACTCCCTACGTCATCGGCCACGCGCCCTCCCATACCAAACACCACGAATGGCGCACCGCCGCCAACAGCGCCCCTCACCTCCTCCCGCATCTCCCAAAGgccctctcctccaaccccaaTCTCAAACTCCTCGACATCGGCTGCGGGCCCGGCACCATCTCGGCCTCTCTTGCCCAACACCTTCTTCCCTCCGGCCACGTCCTCGCAACCGACATTGCCGACGACGTTCTCGAGCGAGCCAAGGAGCACGCCATCTCGCAAGGCCTTTCAGTCCCGGAGAACATTTCCTTCCAGAAGGAATCCGTTTACGAATTGCCATTTTCCGACAACGAGTTCGACATTGTCCATGCCCACCAGGTACTCTGCCATCTTGACGACCCCGTTGCCGCAGTCAAGGAGATGCTCAGGGTTTGCAAACCGGGCGGACTGATTTCTTTCCGCGAGTCGGATATGCACATGTGGTGTTTCTGGCCTGAACTTCCGTCCCTACTAAAGTTTCATGAGTTGATGGTCAATGTCATGTTGGCGAATGGTGGGCAGGATAAGGGCGGGAGGAAGTTGGTGTCGTGGATACTGGAAGCTGGGGTTGACCGAAAGGATATCGAGGCTGGGTTCGGGACGTGGTGTTACAGTGAGCCGGGGGATAGAAAGGCGTGGGGGGAGGCGATGATTGAGAGGCTGAGGACGGGGCAGATGAGGCAACGAGGGATTGAGTCGGGGTTGACGACGGAGGAAAGCATAGAGGAGATGGTGAAGGGGTGGCGGGAGTGGATGGAGAGGGGAGATGCGACGTTGGGGATTGTCAATGGGGAGGTTATTGTTAGGAAGTCAACGGCCTCTTGA
- a CDS encoding cyanide hydratase — translation MVLTKYKAAAVTSEPCWFDLEGGVRKTIDFINEAGQAGCKLVAFPEVWIPGYPYWMWKVTYQQSLPMLKKYRENAMAVDSDEFRRIRRAARDNQIYVSLGFAEIDHATLYLAQALIDPTGEVINHRRKIKPTHVEKLVYGDGAGDTFMSVTPTELGRLGQLNCWENMNPFLKSLNVSMGEQIHIAAWPIYPGKETLKYPDPATNVADPASDLVTPAYAIETGTWTLAPFQRLSVEGLKKNTPEGVEPETDPSTYNGHARIYRPDGSLVVRPDKDFDGLLFVDIDLNECHLTKALADFAGHYMRPDLIRLLVDTSRKELVTEVDRNGGIVQYSTRERLGLNTPLENDKEGKK, via the exons ATGGTCCTTACCAAGTACAAGGCCGCAGCG GTTACTTCCGAGCCCTGCTGGTTCGATCTCGAGGGAGGCGTTCGCAAGACGATCGACTTCATTAACGAAGCGGGTCAGGCCGGCTGCAAGCTCGTCGCCTTTCCCGAAGTCTGGATCCCCGGCTATCCATACTGGATGTGGAAGGTCACCTACCAGCAGTCGCTGCCTATGCTGAAGAAGTACCGCGAGAACGCCATGGCCGTTGACTCGGACGAGTTCCGTCGCATCAGAAGGGCTGCTAGGGACAACCAGAT TTATGTCTCGCTCGGCTTCGCCGAAATCGACCACGCCACCCTTTACCTGGCGCAAGCTCTGATCGATCCCACTGGCGAGGTCATCAACCACCGTCGCAAGATCAAGCCCACCCACGTCGAGAAGCTCGTCTACGGCGACGGCGCCGGTGACACCTTCATGTCGGTCACCCCGACCGAGCTCGGCCGCCTCGGTCAGCTCAACTGCTGGGAGAACATGAACCCCTTCCTCAAGTCGCTCAACGTCTCGATGGGCGAGCAGATCCACATCGCCGCGTGGCCCATCTATCCCGGCAAGGAGACGCTCAAGTACCCCGACCCGGCGACCAACGTGGCCGACCCGGCGTCCGACCTCGTGACGCCTGCCTATGCCATTGAGACGGGTACCTGGACGCTGGCGCCCTTCCAGCGGTTGAGCGTGGAGGGCCTCAAGAAGAACACGCCCGAGGGAGTCGAGCCCGAGACGGACCCGTCGACGTATAACGGCCATGCGCGCATTTACAGGCCGGACGGCTCTCTTGTCGTCAGGCCGGACAAGGACTTTGACGGATTGTTGTTTGTCGAT ATCGACCTCAACGAGTGCCACTTGACCAAGGCGCTGGCTGACTTTGCTGGACACTACATGCGGCCGGATCTCATTCGTCTCCTGGTGGACACCAGCCGCAAGGAGCTCGTCACCGAGGTGGACCGCAATGGCGGCATTGTGCAGTACTCGACGCGCGAGCGCTTGGGCTTGAACACGCCGCTTGAGAATGAtaaggagggaaagaagtgA